In Campylobacter sp. VBCF_01 NA2, one DNA window encodes the following:
- a CDS encoding F0F1 ATP synthase subunit B family protein has product MLEISVSAMLTTIIVFLALIAFLNTKLYKPLLAHMEAREKAIREDEENARKNAQDVDSNKAEIAKVLDAARVEASKIKQEAVDSAKEVASKEIAEQKAKLEVDFAKFSESLNEQKASLKSDLSAKIPDFKDEIKSALSKI; this is encoded by the coding sequence ATGCTAGAAATTAGTGTATCTGCAATGCTGACGACAATCATTGTGTTTTTAGCTCTAATAGCATTTTTAAATACCAAGCTTTACAAACCGCTTCTTGCGCACATGGAAGCGCGCGAAAAAGCGATTAGAGAAGATGAGGAAAATGCTAGAAAAAACGCACAAGATGTCGATTCTAACAAAGCAGAGATAGCAAAGGTTCTTGACGCTGCGAGGGTCGAGGCAAGTAAAATTAAGCAAGAAGCGGTAGATAGCGCAAAAGAGGTTGCTAGCAAAGAAATTGCTGAGCAAAAAGCTAAATTAGAGGTCGATTTTGCGAAATTTAGCGAAAGCTTAAACGAGCAAAAAGCAAGCTTAAAAAGTGATTTGAGTGCGAAAATTCCTGATTTCAAAGACGAAATCAAATCTGCACTTTCAAAAATTTAA
- a CDS encoding F0F1 ATP synthase subunit B, with protein MKKYLIFLILPLISLASGHDGPKDYDIVWRTINFVLFFGILYYLLKGPAKDAFKARIDSIAKRLETNQRILKESNEKKEQAKKDLEEAKAQGASLIETAKKEAVFAADKVKAMSEQEIKNLNKSFAEQKDFETRRIEKEVVNEILDEVFAKDTMEFKQDKLLDIIEKKAV; from the coding sequence GTGAAAAAATATCTAATTTTCCTTATTTTGCCACTTATCTCGCTAGCTAGCGGACATGACGGCCCCAAAGACTACGATATAGTATGGAGAACGATAAATTTCGTATTGTTTTTCGGCATTTTATATTACCTTCTAAAAGGCCCTGCAAAAGACGCTTTCAAAGCCAGAATCGATAGTATCGCTAAACGCCTTGAAACAAATCAAAGAATTTTAAAAGAATCAAATGAGAAAAAAGAACAAGCAAAAAAAGATTTAGAAGAGGCAAAAGCCCAAGGCGCATCTTTGATCGAAACTGCTAAAAAAGAGGCTGTTTTTGCGGCTGATAAAGTAAAAGCGATGAGCGAGCAAGAGATTAAAAATTTAAACAAATCTTTCGCTGAGCAAAAAGATTTCGAAACACGCCGTATCGAAAAAGAGGTCGTAAATGAAATCTTAGATGAGGTTTTTGCAAAAGATACTATGGAATTCAAGCAAGACAAGCTTCTTGATATTATTGAGAAAAAGGCTGTGTGA
- a CDS encoding F0F1 ATP synthase subunit delta, producing the protein MIDNTAKKYVSALIKTYKKDELGAVLGTLETISSAFKVSKFGDIIKSPTIKDADKVNLILSFIKDPSDKIVNFIKFLAKNRRIGLIPQITDDLRKNISAMDNKFHGKIYSNQDISEDKIKDLQGKISKKFNAEILLELVKCDYEGIKIEVEDLGFEISFSIDRLKQKMSEYILKAI; encoded by the coding sequence ATGATAGATAATACGGCGAAAAAATATGTAAGCGCACTGATTAAAACTTATAAAAAAGACGAATTAGGCGCTGTTTTAGGCACATTGGAGACTATCTCATCTGCGTTTAAGGTTTCAAAATTTGGCGATATTATAAAATCTCCAACAATCAAAGACGCTGATAAAGTGAATTTAATACTTTCTTTTATCAAAGATCCAAGCGATAAAATCGTAAATTTCATCAAATTTCTTGCCAAAAACAGAAGAATTGGTTTGATTCCTCAAATCACAGATGATTTGCGTAAAAATATCTCTGCTATGGATAACAAATTCCACGGCAAAATTTACTCAAATCAAGATATCAGCGAGGATAAAATCAAGGATTTGCAAGGCAAAATTTCAAAGAAATTTAACGCTGAAATTTTACTTGAACTAGTCAAATGCGACTACGAGGGTATCAAAATCGAGGTTGAAGATTTGGGATTTGAGATTAGTTTTTCAATCGATAGATTGAAACAAAAAATGAGTGAATATATTTTAAAAGCAATTTAA
- the atpA gene encoding F0F1 ATP synthase subunit alpha gives MGAKIKADEISSIIKERIESFDLSVDVEETGKVVSVADGVANVYGLKNVMANEMVEFENGSRGIALNLEESSVGVVILGDTSGINEGSSAKRLGKLLRVPVGDALIGRVVNALGEPIDGKGPIDTNTTRFVEEKAKGIMARKSVHEPLQTGLKAIDALVPIGRGQRELIIGDRQTGKTTVAVDTIINQKGQDVVCIYVAIGQKQSTVAQVVKKLEEYGAMEYTIVVSAGASEAAALQYLAPYSGCTMGEYFRDNSRHALIIYDDLSKHAVAYREMSLILRRPPGREAYPGDVFYLHSRLLERASKLSDALGAGSLTALPIIETQAGDVSAYIPTNVISITDGQIFLESGLFNSGIRPAINVGLSVSRVGGSAQIKAIKKVSGTLRLDLAQYRELQAFAQFASDLDESSRKQLDRGQRMVEILKQPPYSPLPVENQIVIIFAGSKGYLDDVAPSAIGKFEAELYPFIEAKYPEIFEQIRTKKTLEKDLEENLAKALNDFKATFSA, from the coding sequence GTGGGTGCGAAAATTAAAGCAGACGAAATTAGTAGCATAATTAAAGAGCGAATTGAAAGCTTTGATCTTAGCGTTGATGTCGAAGAGACAGGTAAAGTCGTATCTGTCGCGGATGGCGTTGCTAATGTTTATGGCCTAAAAAATGTTATGGCTAATGAAATGGTTGAGTTCGAAAACGGCTCTCGCGGTATTGCGCTGAATTTGGAAGAAAGCAGTGTCGGTGTCGTTATTTTGGGCGATACAAGCGGTATTAATGAAGGAAGTAGCGCAAAAAGACTTGGCAAACTTTTGCGTGTTCCAGTAGGCGACGCGCTAATCGGACGCGTTGTAAATGCCCTTGGCGAGCCGATTGACGGCAAAGGCCCAATCGATACAAATACAACAAGATTCGTTGAAGAAAAAGCAAAAGGCATTATGGCTAGAAAATCAGTTCATGAGCCACTTCAAACAGGTCTTAAAGCGATTGACGCCCTTGTTCCAATCGGTAGAGGTCAAAGAGAGCTAATCATCGGCGATAGACAAACAGGTAAAACAACCGTTGCAGTTGATACTATCATCAACCAAAAAGGTCAAGATGTCGTTTGTATCTATGTCGCTATCGGTCAAAAACAATCAACCGTAGCGCAAGTCGTTAAAAAACTAGAAGAATACGGCGCTATGGAATACACTATCGTGGTTTCAGCTGGTGCTAGCGAGGCTGCTGCGCTTCAATACCTAGCCCCATATTCAGGCTGCACAATGGGTGAGTATTTCAGAGATAACTCACGCCATGCTTTGATTATTTATGACGATTTAAGCAAACACGCTGTTGCATACCGCGAAATGTCATTGATTTTAAGAAGACCACCAGGTCGCGAGGCTTATCCGGGCGATGTTTTCTATCTACACTCTCGCTTACTTGAAAGAGCTAGTAAGCTAAGTGATGCGCTAGGTGCTGGTAGCTTAACAGCGCTTCCTATTATCGAAACACAAGCAGGCGATGTTTCAGCATATATCCCTACAAATGTTATTTCGATTACTGATGGTCAAATTTTCCTTGAATCAGGTCTATTTAACTCAGGTATCCGCCCTGCGATCAATGTCGGTCTCTCAGTTAGCCGTGTCGGTGGTTCAGCACAAATCAAAGCGATTAAAAAAGTTTCAGGCACACTTCGCCTAGACCTTGCTCAATACCGCGAACTTCAAGCGTTTGCACAATTTGCAAGCGATTTGGACGAAAGCAGTAGAAAACAACTAGACCGCGGTCAAAGAATGGTTGAAATCTTAAAACAACCACCTTATAGCCCACTTCCAGTTGAAAATCAAATCGTCATTATTTTTGCAGGTAGCAAGGGATATTTAGACGATGTCGCACCAAGCGCAATCGGCAAATTTGAAGCTGAGCTTTATCCATTTATTGAGGCTAAATACCCTGAAATTTTCGAGCAAATCAGAACCAAAAAGACTTTGGAAAAAGATTTAGAAGAGAATTTGGCAAAAGCATTAAATGACTTTAAAGCGACATTTTCGGCATAA
- the atpG gene encoding ATP synthase F1 subunit gamma, with protein sequence MANLKDIKLKIKSVKNTEKTTKAMKLVSNVKLKNTKEAAMRSRAYAVKINDVLGEISARIKDYVAASVGDDDKLKIFNTSREVKVVDLLFITADKGLCGGFNINTIKQVKALIEEYKAKNVKVRLRAVGKKGIEYFNFQGVELLERYVGVSSSPNPEKANDIVNAAVADFREGKTDKIVLIHNGYLNMISQEMRVSTLVPIGQPEIDESAFKTGSVMEVEVQYPEDEEILMMNLVQSYLSYSMYYALIDSLAAEHCSRMNAMENATNNAKERVAQLNLAYNKARQSSITTELIEIISGVESMK encoded by the coding sequence ATGGCAAATTTAAAAGATATTAAGTTAAAGATAAAAAGCGTAAAAAATACAGAAAAAACAACAAAAGCTATGAAGCTTGTTTCTAATGTAAAGCTTAAAAATACCAAAGAAGCTGCTATGCGCTCTCGTGCTTATGCTGTGAAGATCAACGATGTTCTTGGTGAAATTTCAGCACGAATCAAAGACTATGTAGCTGCTAGCGTAGGTGATGATGATAAGCTAAAAATTTTTAACACAAGCAGAGAAGTCAAAGTTGTTGATTTGCTTTTTATCACAGCAGATAAGGGACTTTGCGGTGGTTTTAATATCAATACCATTAAACAAGTAAAAGCCCTAATCGAAGAGTATAAAGCGAAAAATGTAAAAGTTCGCCTAAGAGCTGTGGGCAAAAAAGGCATTGAGTATTTTAACTTCCAAGGTGTCGAGCTTTTAGAAAGATATGTTGGCGTAAGCTCATCGCCAAATCCTGAGAAGGCTAATGATATCGTAAATGCTGCGGTTGCTGATTTTAGAGAGGGCAAAACTGATAAGATCGTTCTTATCCACAATGGATATTTGAATATGATTTCGCAAGAAATGAGAGTTTCTACCCTCGTGCCTATTGGACAGCCAGAGATTGATGAGAGTGCTTTTAAAACTGGTTCTGTAATGGAAGTAGAAGTTCAGTATCCAGAAGATGAAGAAATTTTGATGATGAATTTGGTGCAAAGCTATTTGAGTTATAGTATGTATTATGCTCTGATAGATTCACTTGCAGCAGAACATTGTTCTAGAATGAATGCTATGGAAAACGCGACAAACAACGCAAAAGAGCGTGTCGCTCAGCTAAATTTGGCATATAATAAAGCTAGACAAAGTTCTATTACTACTGAGCTGATAGAGATTATCAGCGGTGTAGAATCAATGAAATAA
- the atpD gene encoding F0F1 ATP synthase subunit beta, whose amino-acid sequence MKGIISQVMGPVVDVDFNDYLPKINEAIEVKYDVEGESKRLILEVAAHLGDNRVRTIAMDMSDGLRRGLEAEALGAPISVPVGEKVLGRIFNVTGDLIDEGEEENFETRWSIHRDPPSFENQSTKSEIFETGIKVVDLLAPYAKGGKVGLFGGAGVGKTVIIMELIHNVAFKHSGYSVFAGVGERTREGNDLYNEMKESGVLDKVALTYGQMNEPPGARNRIALTGLTMAEYFRDELGLDVLMFIDNIFRFSQSGSEMSALLGRIPSAVGYQPTLASEMGKLQERITSTKKGSITSVQAVYVPADDLTDPAPATVFAHLDATTVLNRAIAEKGIYPAVDPLDSTSRMLDPQIIGEEHYKVARGVQAVLQKYKDLQDIIAILGMDELSEEDKLVVDRARKVERYLSQPFFVAEVFTGSPGKYISLEETIAGFKGILEGKYDDLPENAFYMVGNIDEVVAKAEKMKA is encoded by the coding sequence ATGAAGGGAATAATTTCTCAGGTAATGGGTCCTGTCGTTGATGTTGATTTCAATGACTACTTACCTAAAATTAACGAAGCTATCGAAGTCAAATACGATGTCGAAGGCGAATCAAAAAGATTAATTTTAGAAGTTGCAGCTCACTTAGGTGATAACCGCGTAAGAACAATCGCTATGGATATGAGTGATGGTTTGCGCCGTGGTTTGGAGGCTGAGGCACTTGGTGCGCCTATTAGCGTTCCAGTTGGCGAAAAAGTTTTGGGTAGAATTTTTAATGTTACAGGCGATTTGATTGACGAAGGTGAAGAGGAAAATTTCGAAACTCGCTGGTCAATCCACAGAGATCCGCCAAGCTTTGAAAACCAAAGCACAAAAAGCGAAATTTTCGAAACTGGTATTAAAGTTGTTGATTTGCTAGCTCCTTATGCAAAAGGTGGAAAAGTTGGTCTATTTGGCGGTGCCGGTGTTGGTAAAACCGTTATTATTATGGAGCTAATTCACAATGTTGCTTTCAAACACAGCGGTTACTCTGTATTTGCGGGCGTTGGCGAGCGAACAAGAGAGGGAAACGACCTTTATAACGAAATGAAGGAATCGGGCGTTTTGGATAAAGTTGCCTTAACCTATGGTCAAATGAACGAACCACCGGGAGCAAGAAATAGAATTGCTTTGACAGGTCTTACAATGGCTGAGTATTTCCGTGATGAGCTAGGACTAGATGTTTTGATGTTTATCGATAACATTTTTAGATTTTCTCAATCAGGTTCAGAGATGTCAGCGCTTCTAGGACGAATTCCAAGTGCCGTTGGTTACCAACCGACTTTGGCAAGCGAAATGGGAAAACTTCAAGAGCGTATTACATCGACTAAAAAAGGCTCAATTACATCAGTTCAAGCTGTTTATGTTCCAGCTGATGACCTTACAGACCCTGCTCCTGCAACGGTTTTTGCTCACCTTGATGCGACAACCGTTCTAAACAGAGCGATTGCAGAAAAAGGAATTTATCCTGCGGTTGATCCACTTGATTCAACTTCAAGAATGCTTGATCCGCAAATCATCGGCGAAGAGCATTACAAGGTAGCTCGTGGCGTTCAAGCTGTGCTTCAAAAATACAAAGATTTGCAAGATATTATCGCAATTTTGGGTATGGACGAGCTTAGCGAAGAGGATAAACTTGTGGTCGATAGAGCTAGAAAGGTCGAGCGTTATCTTTCACAACCTTTCTTTGTCGCCGAAGTTTTCACAGGAAGCCCTGGTAAATATATCAGCCTTGAAGAGACTATCGCTGGATTTAAGGGAATTTTAGAGGGTAAATATGATGATTTACCTGAAAATGCTTTCTATATGGTAGGAAATATTGACGAGGTAGTGGCAAAAGCCGAAAAAATGAAGGCATAG
- the atpC gene encoding ATP synthase F1 subunit epsilon, which produces MNKFLLLEIVTPEGLVFSGEVASVQLPGQTGELGVLPGHSTLLTGLKNGNEGGIVEIVDKEGKKQLVIVNGGFLKVDEEKTTILATQAVAIGGDSENAVAKSLQKAKELLNSISTDTMATSAIMARVDEFARQK; this is translated from the coding sequence ATGAATAAATTTTTACTATTAGAAATCGTTACGCCAGAGGGTTTGGTATTCTCTGGCGAAGTTGCGTCTGTCCAACTTCCAGGTCAAACCGGCGAACTTGGTGTTTTGCCTGGACACTCTACCTTGCTGACTGGTCTGAAAAACGGCAACGAGGGTGGTATCGTTGAGATTGTAGATAAAGAGGGCAAAAAGCAATTAGTCATAGTAAATGGTGGATTTTTAAAAGTCGATGAGGAAAAAACCACTATTTTGGCAACTCAGGCTGTGGCGATAGGTGGCGATAGCGAAAATGCTGTCGCAAAATCGTTGCAAAAAGCCAAAGAATTGCTAAATTCTATCAGCACAGATACTATGGCTACCTCTGCTATCATGGCCAGAGTTGATGAATTTGCAAGGCAAAAATAA
- a CDS encoding MotA/TolQ/ExbB proton channel family protein, giving the protein MLDLILSYFTRSTFITIFVLSWLSIYFIVTFTILISRYAGLSAWQVKETKALESLLMGGKIALSGSIFQKITPERTTKEALNVYKSKAERDATSGLTWLSIIASTSPFIGLFGTVVSILDTFSKLGGGNSGIDTIAPAISEALVATGCGIFVAIPAYTFALLIKRKAYEVTSIINRTSDILLHKAGAK; this is encoded by the coding sequence ATGTTGGATCTTATTTTAAGTTATTTTACAAGAAGCACATTTATTACGATATTTGTGCTTTCTTGGCTTTCGATATATTTTATAGTTACATTTACCATTTTGATTTCGCGCTACGCAGGGCTTAGTGCATGGCAAGTCAAAGAAACAAAGGCGCTAGAATCGCTTTTAATGGGTGGTAAGATTGCACTTTCTGGGTCGATTTTTCAAAAAATTACTCCCGAGCGAACGACCAAAGAGGCCCTAAATGTCTATAAAAGCAAGGCTGAGCGCGACGCTACTAGTGGGCTGACTTGGCTTTCTATCATCGCTTCGACATCGCCTTTTATAGGGCTTTTTGGAACGGTTGTTAGTATTTTGGATACATTTTCAAAGCTAGGGGGCGGAAATTCGGGAATAGATACTATCGCACCAGCTATTAGCGAGGCTTTGGTTGCGACAGGTTGTGGAATTTTCGTCGCTATTCCTGCATATACTTTTGCTTTACTTATTAAGCGTAAAGCTTATGAGGTTACAAGCATTATAAACCGCACATCTGATATCTTGCTTCATAAAGCAGGCGCAAAGTAG
- a CDS encoding ExbD/TolR family protein, whose amino-acid sequence MYNFDENPELNITPLVDIMLVLLAILMVAQTAIIYDERIELPSGSKSASSQNTAEFMLVRVDADSKIYIDTSTMSLAEFPDNLQLIKSSGKYAVDKPVYIQADKKIIYDNVMFVLKTLKQAGFNKVVLQTNG is encoded by the coding sequence ATGTATAATTTCGATGAAAATCCTGAATTAAATATAACTCCGCTTGTCGATATTATGCTGGTTTTGCTCGCTATTTTAATGGTGGCGCAAACCGCGATTATTTATGATGAGAGAATCGAGCTTCCAAGCGGTTCGAAATCGGCTTCATCGCAAAATACAGCCGAATTTATGCTCGTGCGTGTGGATGCAGATAGTAAAATTTATATCGACACTAGCACTATGAGTTTGGCTGAATTCCCAGATAATTTGCAACTCATTAAAAGCAGTGGCAAATACGCTGTGGATAAGCCAGTTTATATCCAAGCCGATAAAAAAATCATTTATGATAATGTAATGTTTGTTTTAAAGACGCTAAAACAAGCTGGTTTTAATAAGGTTGTGCTTCAAACAAATGGCTAG
- a CDS encoding TonB C-terminal domain-containing protein encodes MARYSNFTGVRYDNFRSFLIALALYFSLLAIFLYQISEYKNKAKKYTDDLGAIMDIAIPIDFDDSPIPTAPNIAEEDKEGDQHEQEEKPVEEETLKTTTEVTTPPPPPAPKPEPAKEEVKKEEPKPEPEPEPIPEKKPEEPKLKEEAKKEPEPNLNDLFSDTTKDNKKLSESVSKNDAVQSSKKSDKQTQTKAKNQATSRNALVKSNVVTGKTQLTGEYDAYRGKINKILQRLWSKYATTVNDDSTVVVTFGGDGRISDYQIKRLGANTEFNQKLRDFLGNLEMQNFPKSPDGKPFIYEINLNDVVRNKF; translated from the coding sequence ATGGCTAGATATTCAAATTTCACCGGGGTTAGATATGATAATTTCAGATCATTTCTAATCGCTTTGGCTCTATATTTTAGCTTGCTTGCTATTTTTCTTTATCAAATTTCAGAATACAAAAACAAAGCGAAAAAATACACCGATGATTTGGGCGCGATTATGGATATCGCAATCCCAATAGATTTTGATGATTCGCCGATACCAACAGCCCCAAATATCGCCGAAGAGGACAAAGAGGGCGACCAACACGAGCAAGAAGAAAAGCCAGTCGAAGAAGAAACTCTAAAAACTACGACTGAGGTTACTACCCCACCTCCACCACCTGCGCCCAAACCAGAGCCAGCAAAGGAAGAGGTAAAAAAAGAGGAGCCAAAACCAGAGCCTGAACCAGAACCAATCCCGGAGAAAAAGCCAGAAGAGCCAAAGCTAAAAGAGGAGGCTAAAAAAGAGCCTGAGCCAAATTTGAACGATTTGTTTTCTGATACTACGAAAGATAACAAAAAGCTAAGCGAGAGTGTTTCTAAAAACGACGCCGTGCAAAGTAGCAAAAAATCAGACAAACAAACCCAAACCAAGGCGAAAAATCAGGCGACTTCGCGCAACGCGCTAGTAAAATCAAATGTCGTTACCGGCAAAACCCAGCTTACTGGCGAATACGACGCATATCGTGGCAAGATAAACAAAATCCTCCAACGCCTTTGGAGCAAATATGCAACCACCGTCAATGACGATTCTACCGTCGTTGTAACCTTTGGCGGGGACGGTAGGATTAGCGATTATCAGATCAAAAGACTTGGAGCAAATACCGAATTTAACCAAAAACTAAGAGATTTCCTAGGAAATTTGGAAATGCAAAATTTCCCAAAATCGCCTGACGGGAAGCCTTTTATTTATGAGATAAATTTAAACGATGTAGTTAGAAATAAATTTTAA